The DNA sequence ctgtagttactgacagtggttttctgaagtgttcctgagcccatgtggtgatatcctttacacactgatttctgtttttgatgcagtaccgccagagggattcaaggtcacgggcattcaatgttacttgcagtgatttctccagattctctgaaccttttgatgatattacggaccgtagatggtgaaatccctaaattccttgaaatagctcgttaagaaatgttcttaaactgttccacaatttgctcacgcatttatttacaaagtggtgaccctcgctgcatccttgtttgtgaatggctgagcatttcatggaagcttttttgccacttgtgccagcttttttgaaacatgtttgttGCAGGAAAATGAGCTGCTAATtgcaaaaaaatcaagttttccaGTCCGAACAttacgtatcttgtctttgcagtatattcaattgaatataggttgaaaagggtttgcaaatcatttctaTTTACGATTAACacatgccaatttcactggttttgtacatcaAGATGTTTGGACGGTTTtttaaagcgctttataggcagaatagagtgactcctataggctccattgtaagcagacttttgcttGCATTCATTTACTtgttagaatgcataaagaagAAAACTGTccatgtcttacataaggattgcaaATGATAGGCTAAATtccgaaaaagtgcagttcccttttaagtacAATATCGTATGCTTAATGCTGTATTAATGTGTAAAACTGATGTATAATAAACAGAGGAATGTAATTAGAAAAATGATTAAGCATTTTTAGCGTTTGCTTATCAGTTTGACATTCTCGGGAGAGGGACGTCTACTGTATATTTGACAAACTTTAATCTCTTTTTCTGAAGTATtacaagtgtgtgtgagtgtcaCCTGTCAATCAGCGAGTCCCTCATGGTGGTGGCAATGGCGGAGGGCTGTGCAGCGTCACCCAGTCTGAAGACGCTCTCAATGACAGACAGCTCGGTGCTGGTGGTGTCCAGTCCGCAGAAGGCGCACCAGTCGTTGACCACCATCCCGCCAGCGATGACCTCGCTTCCCCGGTTCACCGTGCCTGCCTACACGTTTCAAAAAGTGCATGAGGTGACGTATTTCAATATTTCTCAGTACAACAAAGAGGCTTGTGTGTGCCTCCTCACCACGAGGGGAACTTGCAGCAATGAAGACAGCTCTTCCTGGTCGTCTATGGACGTCTTTGGGTGCACCAAGCCCCCCTGGTTGCTGAAGGCGCAGTAGGATCCCACCAGAACCTGATCCACTATCGTCTGACGGAACACTTCCACCTTCAAGGTGTCTGCCAGGATCTCCTCGGTCTCCTAAGGGGCGAGGAACGGCCAGTGAGCAACTTGTAGCCACATATGTGCGCGCTACCATCTGTCTCACCCTATCCAGGTCGGGATGGACCAGGGCCACGTAGTCGTTGCAGGCAATGACGTTCCCGAGTGCCGACAGCCTCTCTTCCACTCGCTGTATCTTGACAGAACTGGGAAGACAATTTCGGATGTGCTGCAGTTCCTGGTCAGTTGTGTTGTTTGGAACCAGAAGGCCGTGGCGGTTTCCTGGAAAGATACAATCACGTGACTAATACATATGGATCATTTAGATTAGAAGCTAACACACATAAACCACATTCAATGTTTGTCGTTTGCTTTTATGTGCACACAatccagctgggataggttccagcttcATGTTGAATATGATGAAGTCTGAGGATGGGTTTTGATGGTTATGGACACCACTGATGTATTTTTGACCAGTGTCCATCGGGATGATTTTGACAAAACCAGGAAATTTTAGCATTTGGATCTAtttgcattaccgtatttttcggactataagtcgcagtttttttcatagtttggccgggctccagtgcaacttatgtttttttctttctttattatgcattttcggcaggtgcgacttatactccgaaaaatacggtagtatgcaCGATAATTATCATACGGATATATTATGACGTCACACTGATAAatccaaaaacataaaaaatagctCCGATaacgaataaaaaaacaaaacgctcTAATGAGGCAAGATTTCTTATGTTAGGGGTGCAGGATTGATGTCGACTCAACATCGAGGCTTTAAATACCATACTGCGATTACATAACCGCAAGAGTCTGAGTTATTTTTTTCTATACTGTCACCGGCAATTGACtgacagacatgttcgccaatcaCAAATTCTCCCTGTTTGAAGGATCTTagtctctcgcttcaaacagggagaaagacgTCTCACTTTGTGAATCGTTCAAAGCACCTGAGCGCGTCTATTTAACAGTAGGTATTAACTTAActcagtgagccctcttttcactcattcacaatctttgtcttgtCCGTGGGCGAGGAGCCAGcttcacgcacgcacacacaacctGTGACTCGCCGCCAAGTAACAA is a window from the Nerophis lumbriciformis linkage group LG28, RoL_Nlum_v2.1, whole genome shotgun sequence genome containing:
- the eif6 gene encoding eukaryotic translation initiation factor 6 produces the protein MAVRASFEKNNEIGCFAKLTNTYCLVAIGGAENFYSVFEGELSEVIPVVHASIAGCRIIGRMCVGNRHGLLVPNNTTDQELQHIRNCLPSSVKIQRVEERLSALGNVIACNDYVALVHPDLDRETEEILADTLKVEVFRQTIVDQVLVGSYCAFSNQGGLVHPKTSIDDQEELSSLLQVPLVAGTVNRGSEVIAGGMVVNDWCAFCGLDTTSTELSVIESVFRLGDAAQPSAIATTMRDSLIDSMA